The following DNA comes from Alnus glutinosa chromosome 6, dhAlnGlut1.1, whole genome shotgun sequence.
CGGCTGGCGCTTCACATTCACGCCCACTTGTTCATGTTCAGGCCGCAGCCACCAAGGGGTCCCCAATATCGATCACTgggaattaatatatatgttatatttgaGGGACTTTTTCATTTTAGTAGGAATTATGGAGAACGTACAGCACTCCTGCTAAAAGCTCAGGCTCTAGTGGAGATCAGCGTGCTGCATGTGGAATCATATTTCTTAATTGCGTTTACCGGGgattaattttcattattaaCTTTTaacttatttgtatttttatcccCGCTTTCAGCTTTCACGTGCTGGATCATGGGCTTTACACTAATATGTATAAAACCATCTAACTATGATACGTCCATGTAATGtttaattaaagtatatatatatatatatatatatataataaattagatGGTGCAAAATGAACCGATCATGGTCTCTATCTAATTACAAACAGAATCTCTGGCCTTAGTTGTCTCTCGTAGGTAGGTTAGGAAACTAGACATACTTTCAAGAGACGAAACATTTCCATGCAGCCAAAAGAAGTAATGCTTAATTGGCTTGTTTGCTGCTTTGGAGCGATTTTATCAAGTTCAGATTATcacctattatttttttacaatatcCGTAATTTCAGTATGAATTTTACACGAAATTAACGAGTTAGAATTAAGGgttctaatttatttaattaaataaatcagacTTATGGTTGACCTATATGGTCTTTTTCCATGTATTACTTTACGGTCAAGatagaatttattatttgaaaaatgatagTAATCCATGATGACCGATTTTAAATGGTGTGATATTTTTGTGTCTCAAAATTTATAAGAATTAGATATTCAACATGTATTTACTATTGTTTTCTGTCTATTTTAAACGTTAATGGAGGAAGGCAGCAAGAACTGGGCTGACAATTTTAGGTGGGCCATTTTGTCGTCTCCAGATGGGCCCGTGATATGTAAACTTGTAAGGAGGCTGCAACTCGATCAGCAGGCAAAACTGTTTTGCACTAACAGGAGCCATGCTCAGCATTTGTTTTTGTCTCCCCCATTGTCATCTTGATGGCATTGATGTTTTCTAGTTCTTCCAAAACTTGTCCCATTGatggacaatttttttggtCGGATTCCAGGCATCTAAGTATTAGCTGAGCTGCTTGGCATGCACCTTCTAGTGGGTAATGGGTATTGTTCACCTAGTCTTgagtccattattattatttttttttttttgtgagacaTAGATGGCTTGGCGTATTGGACCAGGTTTTGACTATCACTGGTCCTATTGGGGTTGTGGGCCCGTAAACCCGTTAACATTTCCAATAACACGACGCCGAAACTATAGGCATTGCTTTTCAGGAACAAACAGCGGCCTATCGATCATGGTATTGTGCGAACGTATATATTAttagatttgtaaaatttaatttcaaatatgaaGTGAATTTGATTAAGGGTCACTACAAATAGGTTTCTAATTCAATTTCTCAATTTGACTATTAAAGAAAggttaatctttttttttgtcattgaaAAATTACGtaattaaaatttgatattACCTGtttcagtatatatatatattatgaaagtCAAATAGACAGATATTATTACTTTATGATCAAGATGGAGGTCATGTTGTATAGGTTTTTGAGCAGCTGTATTATGTAATGGTCTTAGTCTACTTTGCCTGAGTGGAGGAAACTCTCACCGCTATGCCGTGACTTTGTGTATTAGGGATTCTTATAAACTCTGGACATTTGACCAGCTAGTCTCTTTTGTATACAAGAAgggattttcaaaaaaaaaaaaaagaaagaaagatggagGCCATGTTTGAtagcatgtaaaaaaaaaaaaaatgacaagtctaaaatatatatagtgtcatatatattatttgaaaatCTTAACTTGACAAATTACATTGTggacataaaagaataaattgtattggaaaaaaattattttaactcaatttataaaaatgtcattgctagctaaaaaaataatgtgtttCTCATATACTAGCTAAAATTACAAACTagatttgagaaaatttatCCAAtcccatttttaaaaaaattaggtcCATATATTATTTGAAAGGATAATAATCCATGTTGACTGATTTTAAATGGTGtgatattttatgtcttaaaatttaaaagaattaaatattCAACATGTATTTACTAGTATTTTCTGTCCATTTTAAACGGAAATGGAGGAAGGCAGAACTGGGCTGATAATTTGAGGTGGGCTATTTTGCCGTCTACAGATGGGCCCATAATATGCAAGCTTTTAAGGAGGCTGCAACTCATCAGCAGGCAAAATTGTTTTTGGAGACCTGACGCTTACGTTATTTTGAATCTTTGATGCACCTTCATCTATATATCCTTTTGCTcagaccaaaagaaaaagaatggtaaaataaaaaaaaaattgcatctgAACCGTTACATATAGTTTCAAAACTATTTAGTAATGTCATGTAATATAAGAGCACACTGACGTGACCCtaacgaatacgttattaagctcaatcttttgaaaaaaatacagTAGGGTTTTGTGACAAattagaggattttttttttttttttttggaaatggaGAAAGACTAATTTAtaattcaatattttctttATCTAACAGTTTATTTTTCTACACAAAAATATGAATGCCTTTGTCAtggcatttggatcctctccggttTAAATGAACGGGAGGGATCCAGTTAGTATTGTTGAAAgggtaatattatttttttcaaaatgtaaaaaaacaatattaccCCTAAAATAAAACTAACTGGGATTCCTTCTGGTTCATTTGAATTGGAGGTGTCATGAGACAGGCCTCTCATAAAACAGGTTGGACATGTTACAAGACTTACAAAAATATATGAAGCTGCATGCATACCAAgaccaaaaacaaaactacaattACTTATTAAGTTGTAGGCTTGTAGCCGGAACTAGTGATGATAAGCTCTAGCTCCAGCGCTGGAAATGCCATTCTTTTGGTGAATTGGAGACTGGTGATGGTTATAGCGATGCTGATGCTTGGTATGCTCCTCTTGGCGTCTACTGGAGCCAGGCTTTGCactgtctttttttttagtcGCCTTTGGTTTCACCTTGATGGTGTTGATGTTCTCTAGTTCTTTCAAAACTTCTTCCATCGATGGACGAGTTTTTGGGTCGGAGTCCAGACATCTTAGTATTAGCTGAGCTACTTGGCACGCACCTTCGAGTGGGTAAAGTTCACCCAGTCTTGAGTCCATTATTTTCTTAAGTTTATTTTTGTGGGACAGAGATGGCTTGGCGTAGAGGACCAGGTTCTGACTATTACTGGGCCTATTGGGGTCGTGGGCCCGTAAGCCCGTTAACATTTCCAACAATACGACCCCGAAACCGTAGACATCACTTTTTACGTACAAATGACCTGTCAATTAGAGTATTGTGAGAACATATATATCATTAGATTcatgaaatttaatttaaaccatAAAATGAATTAATCAATTATGTTTGAAATAAAATGAAGATTCTGGTCTGATCCAATTGATCAAGGGTTACTAAAAATAGATTTCTAATTTGATTCCAGAAATTAACTATTGAAGGTTaatctttgtgtttttttttttaattgaaaattgataTTACCTGTTTCAACGTATTCAGGAGCTGCATAGCCATAAGTGCCCATTACAATAGTTGTCACGTGCGAGTCTCCATTTATGGGGCCCAACTTTGCCAGTCCGAAATCAGAAAGCTTTACATTGTAGTcctgaaaatataaatttaagaaacaGTCAAAGCAATATTTAGCATGTGATGGTATTAAAACCCTAAGGTTAATTAAAAGTATAGAAGAGATTCTTAACAATTTTACTGTTTGGATTACTGGCAATTTAGACATTAAATGTAAGTGAACTTTTTATGGGCCCACTTGTTTGAATAAGTCTTGGGCAGTTCGCCCATTGTTGAAGTAGATGGGACTCATAAAGACTTTCATATTTGTTGTttgaattgctagcaatttgagtaacaaattattgaaaatttgaatcCTAATTAATATGTTATAGTGCTTCAAGTCAAAAAGAACTTTACCCCATCTAGCAATATATTGGACGGCTTGAAATCACGGTAGATCACAGACTTTTCTGATGTATGTAAGAAAGAGAGGCCTCGAGCTGCTCCTATTGCTATTTTAAGCCTTATATCCCATGGAAGTGGTTCCGGAGATCCTACTGTTAATTCAGCATAGAGTTAAGCAAATGACATAATTTAATCTTCtacattttccaaaaacaaagatAAGAAAGGAAATTTGCAGggaatttgttttattttattttatttttttcaagttgTAGATATGCTTCTTACTTCTGAAAAGGTGGTTCTCCAAGCTTCCCTTCTGCATGTATTCGTATACAAGAAGGTATTCTTTATCTTCCCAACAGTAGCCCAGGAGCTTAACCAAGTTGGGGTGAGAGAACTTCCCCAAGAATTTCACTTCTGCCTGTACCCACAAATACATGTACTCAAATTCACTTCTATCTTAACTTGTATTTATAATTGCCTTTCTATGATACAAATCCTCTATTTCTATCATAAATGTGTTAATTATCACTAGTCTCAATCATTTGttaatctttgcttttgtattaAAGTGTGAGCCCACATGCAAACTGATTGATTATCACTTTATTGCatttgatttttatgatttcgaAATTCAGGGTCTAAAATATTCTTTGTAACATATAAAAGATATTGAGCTGATCCTAGAATATTGTTTACTTTTTATTAGACACATAACATATCATGTATGTTTGTTAAATACATCTAATGTAAAACTAAAAGAGTAATATTAAATACTaccatttcattttattatactGATGTGACAGTGCTTATCAtgtatcatttaaaaaaaataataataataattcaagggTTGATAATAGTGACATACCAACTCATTGTAATAGAAATGAGGTTgagatataatatatttatctttacTCTAAACCACAAATTTCTAGTTACTTTTGCATTAAAGGAAAATCTAACCCAAGCCTATATAATATGAACACAAATTAGCTACAAAGTAGTTTGTTGCTAATTTTTATAAACCAGTTAAATAAAGTGAGATTTTATTTGTATGTGTTTCTAGGCACATGCTTAGTGGCATATGTTCATTAGCATATAttattcacatattttttttaataatatgtatttttcGCATGCTTTAAAAGAACACatatcaatttattaaactgattTGTAAAATTTAGCTACAAACTTAGCTAATTTTTTACTgttaatatatattcaatgtGATCAGGCTCATTTGGTCAACTAGAAAAACATGTGCTTAATCGGTGGGTCTTCCAATTGTAAGTTGGACTGACTTTTTGGTaccaagaaataaaaaaacaaaaaataaaaatactgaaCCTACGGACGTAGGTGCCCAAAAGCCGTAACCCTTGAATTGGCCTAGCTAGGTAGATTGGAACAAGACAATTTCATACGATGTTGACGTTGAATATGAACAAAGACAAACATGAATCATACATACCACCCATTCTTTCAACCCTTGGGGGCTATCAGGGTTCGATTTCTTCACAGCAACAGCTATTCCGACGCCGACCTTGGACGGTGCATATGTGGTCTCGTCCAGCCAACCCTTGAAAACCCTTCCAAACCCTCCCTCGCCGAGCACTGTATCCGGTCTGAAATTTCGTGTCGCACACTTCAGCTCTGCCAGTCTGAATATTTTCAAGTTTGGCGTGATCACCTTTCCGGCCTGAGGCCTTTCCTCAACGTTAACGTTGCTTTGGCCTCCCAATTCAACCACGTTTCCGTTTTGGGCTGCATTGCTGTGGCTTCTAATTGGGGTCCCTTCTATTTGTTTGCTATTGTTTCTTGATGTTTCTGTTTGTTGACATGAAGGGAGACTATAAAAAAGTGTTGCTTAATTCAAATGTTACTTCAAAAGCTTGATTATGGATGTCTAATCTCTATGATTTAGATATTTATAACAACACGAATTCTTGGACAACAAAGTGagatgaaaagagagagagagagagagagagagagagagagaagattagagaaagaaaaacagaaaaaccaTCTGATCGATCAGTTTGCTGTTATTATCTTTGTCTTAGTTGTGCTTGGCAATATatccaaaagagaaaacaaaagaatccGATAGAAAATGGAAGGATAACGTACCTGGGGTTGGAGTTTTGGTGGTGCTTGGGCTATGGTGATGATTCACCTGAGTTCCAAAACAGTTTCCCATAACGGTCACTTTTTGCTTGTGCTTCGATCTTGTCTGCTTGGATGCAGATCGATATTTATCTACCCGGTCGTCTGTGCGTGGTCTCCAAGTTCCCAGAAAGAGCAAGGAAATTTCAAgcaagagaaaacaatagcataGAGGCGTGGACCTTTCCAATAGTTCTGTCTCTTTTTTAATCTTGTTTATATCGCTTGTTTTTATTCTCAGCtcggtttatttttatttcttgccCCTAAATTGTGCTAAATTATTAAGAGAGAGAAAACGTGAGAAAATGTCAAATGTGGAAGAGCTCAGGTTTGTTGAGAGGAATAATTAAAGTGGCCGGATTGTAATTTAAGATCAGAGTAAACACACAGAAGTCAAGGGCAGCGTCACCAGGACCAATCACTGTACGTATAGTTCTCAAGCAGATGGGCCCATTGGTTGGCCCATACAAATGGGACGGAGGTCCAGGCTGGAATTCAAGTCTTCTGCTATTTGATATCATTTTAaattgctatttatttttaaagtttaaattaataaaaaatatcaaatttaattatttgttgtttaatattttcacaATCCCCTTAAGCTTAAGTTTATTATCAATTTAatcaataaaattgaaattcagCTGGTTTGGAATTATGATATGCGTCATTGTTATGAGACAGATTCTTATCTCATTGGGTTTAATTTCAATTAGAATTGGAGTCAAGTCAAACTCTAAACGGGACTATCAAAACTTTTGGCGTTCATAACACTTATGGTGGTTGGTATTGTTTTCAAGTGGGGGTGTAGATATGCTCGTTCTAATCTGTTTTCTTTcgtcttatttaattaaaaaaaaagaaaaaagaaaaaaaaaaagtaaaccttCTACTTACTTTCACTTGCATGAGGTTCCACATGATCTatcaacaaaaagaaatgatGCAAAGTGGCGTGCAGACATGAAACACCGTACCGCGTAGACTTGGAAATAGATGTTCTCCAGTCAAATATTTGTTGCCAAAAAGAATGCCTAAATCGAAATAAACATCAGCACGTACGTACGCTGCGTTTCACGTTCGTGGCAAAAGACATTTTCTATTCCCTTTTCTTGCACTGCATTCTATTTATACGAGATAATGAATTAACATGTCAAAACATTGTTTTCTATCAAGTAATAACGTGTTTGGCTTCTCTTATAGAAAATAGAGATATGCTTGGTGATTTTTTTTGCACGTTTCGATtataaattcattattgaaTCTGTAGAATTTACGTCtagtttcacaaatttaatgatgaatttgcatttttttttgtacggaaataaacataatatatatatatatatatatataaaatcaaataattctCTAAAAAATATTGTGATTGGATTGGGTCGGTTTTGTTTGGGACTGAACCCAGTAAAATTGAAACAATTTTGGCTTGTAAGTGTCTATATAtatttggacagaaattttttataaattggtttgtaaaaaattttatacaacccacatataagattgacatgtgtcccttagcatgtgagaatcatatgtttttttaatagcatgtgattctcatatgcttttttaatagcattgattaaaaaacatgtgatttttaaatgtttaagtGACACATATCACTATTAAATAtgggttatatgaaatttcctacaaactagtttgtaagaaatttttgtcctataTATCTCAAACATATCTAATTCTAATTAAAACGGAACCAAACCTCATTGTTTTTCACATCAAGAAGATAATTGTGTAAAGTCATGAGAGAATCTAAATAATTTCATCTTTTCCAATAGTTATTGAAGTTCATATTTTACATGCCATAATTAAGAACGGAAATTGAAACTTGAACTCGTTTTGACTACGTgtgaacaaattaaaaagttCATGCATCTATTGGTCCATGAACTATCTAAATCTTCTCCATAGACTtacaaaaaaataggaaaaaaaatcttCCACATAGACTTTATGCATTCGGGCTTTGACAATgacttttattaaataaaagagAGATTGGCTACTTATTTCGCCCATTATTTTATCAGGGTAAGtcttaagtttaaattttgacTCTATAGTTTATtctatttcagttaaatatttcatgtgttaggctttatttgttgatgaagagtttgAAC
Coding sequences within:
- the LOC133870520 gene encoding probable serine/threonine-protein kinase PIX13, whose translation is MGNCFGTQVNHHHSPSTTKTPTPETSRNNSKQIEGTPIRSHSNAAQNGNVVELGGQSNVNVEERPQAGKVITPNLKIFRLAELKCATRNFRPDTVLGEGGFGRVFKGWLDETTYAPSKVGVGIAVAVKKSNPDSPQGLKEWVAEVKFLGKFSHPNLVKLLGYCWEDKEYLLVYEYMQKGSLENHLFRIGSPEPLPWDIRLKIAIGAARGLSFLHTSEKSVIYRDFKPSNILLDGDYNVKLSDFGLAKLGPINGDSHVTTIVMGTYGYAAPEYVETGHLYVKSDVYGFGVVLLEMLTGLRAHDPNRPSNSQNLVLYAKPSLSHKNKLKKIMDSRLGELYPLEGACQVAQLILRCLDSDPKTRPSMEEVLKELENINTIKVKPKATKKKDSAKPGSSRRQEEHTKHQHRYNHHQSPIHQKNGISSAGARAYHH